From the genome of Zalophus californianus isolate mZalCal1 chromosome 6, mZalCal1.pri.v2, whole genome shotgun sequence, one region includes:
- the GPR65 gene encoding psychosine receptor: MNSTCIEEQHDLDHYLFPIVYIFVVIASVPANIGSLCVSFLQAKKGNELGIYLFSLSLSDLLYTLTLPLWIDYTWNNDNWTFSPALCKGSAFFMYMNFYSSTAFLTCIAIDRYLAVVHPLRFSFLRTRRFAFMVSLAIWVLETMFNGIILWEDETTIEYCDAKKSNFTLCYDKYPLEKWQIHFNFFRTCTGYAVPLVIIMICNQKVYQAVQHNQATENSEKKRIIKLLVSITLTFVLCFTPFHVMLLIRSILEHDVNFSELIFKDHKSGKQTYKMYRITVALTSLNCVADPILYCFVTETGRSDMWNILKFCTEKLNNAKGQRRSILSMSTRDTVELEILE; encoded by the coding sequence ATGAACAGCACATGTATTGAAGAACAGCACGACCTGGATCACTATTTATTTCCGATTGTTTACATCTTTGTGGTCATAGCCAGTGTCCCAGCCAACATCGGATCTCTATGTGTGTCTTTTCTGCAAGCAAAGAAGGGGAATGAGCTAGGAATTTACCTCTTCAGTTTATCACTCTCAGATCTGCTCTACACATTAACTCTCCCTCTATGGATTGATTACACTTGGAATAATGACAACTGGACCTTCTCTCCTGCCTTGTGCAAGGGGAGTGCATTCTTCATGTACATGAACTTTTACAGCAGCACGGCCTTCCTCACCTGCATCGCCATCGATCGGTACTTAGCTGTGGTCCACcctttgaggttttcttttttaaggacaAGAAGATTTGCCTTCATGGTCAGCCTAGCCATCTGGGTATTGGAAACCATGTTCAATGGTATTATCCTGTGGGAAGATGAAACAACTATAGAATATTGTGATGCCAAGAAGTCTAATTTTACTTTATGCTACGACAAGTACCCCCTGGAGAAGTGGCAAATCCATTTCAACTTCTTTAGGACATGTACGGGGTATGCAGTACCACTGGTCATTATCATGATTTGCAACCAGAAGGTCTACCAAGCCGTGCAGCATAATCAAGCCACGGAAAACAGTGAAAAGAAGAGAATCATAAAACTCCTTGTTAGCATCACATTGACTTTTGTCTTGTGTTTTACTCCCTTTCATGTGATGCTGCTGATTCGCAGCATCTTAGAGCATGATGTGAACTTCAGTGAACTTATCTTTAAAGACCATAAGTCTGGGAAGCAGACTTATAAAATGTATAGAATCACGGTTGCATTAACAAGTTTAAATTGTGTTGCAGATCCAATTCTGTACTGTTTTGTCACTGAAACAGGAAGATCTGATATgtggaatatattaaaattctgtaCTGAGAAGCTTAATAACgcaaaaggacaaagaagaagCATACTTTCTATGTCTACCAGAGACACTGTGGAATTAGAAATCCTGGAATag